Part of the Candidatus Krumholzibacteriota bacterium genome is shown below.
AGTTATATACAGAATACTAATCAAGACAGAGAAGAGATGTTAAAGGCTATAGGAGTATCATCTTTCGAAGAACTTCTCAAGCCGGTGTCTTCAGAGTTTAGAGTTAAGGGAGGATTGGATCTTCCCGGGCCAAAGAGCGAAGCTGAAGTAATAAGTGAGCTTGACCGGCTGGCCGCCCGGAACAATCCGGCTTCTTCGATGAAGAGTTTCCTGGGCGGAGGGGTTTATGACCGCTTTATCCCCGCTGCCGTCAGGTACGTGCTTTCCAGAAGTGAGTTTTATACTTCATACACGCCCTATCAGGCGGAAGTAAGTCAGGGTACTCTGCAGTCGATTTATGAATATCAGAGTATGATATGCGGGCTGACTTCGATGGAAGTGGCGAACGCTTCTCTCTATGACGGAGCGACAGCTATGGCTGAATCGATATTAATGGCGTGTTCGGTGAAGCGGAAAGATAAGGTGCTCGTCTCAGGTTCTATTCCAGGAAGAATGAAATCCGTCCTCCGGTCATATACTCTCGGGGGAAATATCAAAATGGAATATATTCCCTTCACAGAAGACGGCACTCTGGATATCGGCAAACTCAAAGAAGAGGTCGGGCCGGATACGGCGGCCGTTGTGATGGCTCAGCCCAATTATTTCGGTGTGATAGAGAAGGCGGAGGAAATCTCCTCCATCGCGCGTGAATCCGGTTCGCTTCTCGTTTCGTATGTTGATCCGGTATCTCTCGCTGTATTAACCCCTCCCGGAGAGTATGGCGCCGACATCGTTGTGGGGGAAGGACAGTCTTTCGGTCTTCCGCAGAACTTCGGCGGACCTCTCCTCGGATTTATTGCGACTAAGAAGAAGTACGTCAGAAAATCACCCGGCCGTCTTATTAGCAGAACAGCAGATGTTGACGGCAATACAGGTTACGTGATGACTCTGCAAACAAGAGAGCAGCATATAAGGCGCGGCAGAGCGACATCTAATATCTGTACTAATGAGGGGCTCTGCGCTCTCGCGGCTTCTGTCTATCTGGCAACGCTGGGTGAAGACGGCTTCCGGGAAGTTGCCCTTCAGAGCGCCTCGAAGGCCCGCACGCTGTATGATATGATATCCGGCCTGCCCGGATGCAGCTTTCCTTTCGGAAACAACTTCTTCCAGGAATTTGTTATTAAACTGCCCGTTCCGGCCGACCAGTTTCTGAAGGAGGCAAGAGGCAGAGGTGTGCTTGCCGGCATTTCTCTGGCTGAGGATTTCCCGCAGCTCGGGGATTCTGCTATTCTCACGGCGGTGACCGAGAGGCGCTCCAGAGAGGATCTTATCCTTTACCGTGACCTGCTCTCGCGGACTGGAGGTGGAAAATGACAGGGACGATTTTTGATAAAGGAACAGACGGTATCAGCGGAAGATATATCCCCGAGAACGATTGTCCGGTTGACGAGGACCATCTGCCTCTACAGCGCGAATCTTCACTGGGGCTGCCCCGCGTAGCGGAGCAGGGAGTGATAAGGCATTACATGGGACTGGCATCAAAGAATTATCATATCGACAAGGGAATATATCCGCTCGGCAGCTGCACGATGAAGTACAACCCGGTTGTAAATGAAGAGATTGCCCGCAATAACGCGTTTTGCGGTCTTCATCCGGCTCAGGACGAAGAGGATATCCAGGGGGCTCTGGAGCTCATGTATAATCTTCAGGAGATCTTATGCGAGATATGCGGAATGGATTCTTTCTCTCTTCAGCCGGCAGCGGGCGCCCACGGAGAACTCACGGGGATGATGATTGCCCGCGATTATTTCCTGAGCAGAGGGGAAGAGAGAAAGGTTGTGATAGTACCTGATTCCGCGCACGGGACAAACCCCGCCAGTGTGGCGATATGCGGGTTTACTCCCGTAACTATCGAGTCGGATGAAAGGGGTATGATCAATCCTTCCGATTTGAAAGAAAAGATCAGCGGTGAAACGGCGGTTCTTATGCTCACCCTGCCTAACACACTCGGATTATTCGAGAAGGATATAGGAGAGATAATTGAAATAACGCATGACGCCGGCGCTCTCGTTTATATGGACGGAGCCAACATGAACGCGCTTCTGGGAATAGTGAGGCCGGGTAAGATAGGGGTCGATATAATGCACCTGAATCTGCATAAGACATTCGCAACTCCTCACGGAGGCGGAGGTCCGGGGTCGGGCCCCGTGGGTGTGCTGGAGCATCTTTCCGATTTTCTGCCTGTTCCCCGAGTAGTTAAAGAGGAAGACAGATTCGCCTTTTTGCGGGAATCTGAAAAAACTATCGGAAAAGTGCATTCATATTTCGGCAATTTCAATGTTTTTATAAAAGCGTACGCCTATCTTTGCTCCACCGGCGGAGAAGGCCTCAGAGAGGTATCTGAAAACGCGATTATAAACGCCAATTATCTTATGAAACTGGTGGGAAAATATTACGATATCAAATATCCCGGGCCCTGTATGCATGAATTTGTGGCGTCATCGGTGAACCTGAAGAAATACGGGGTCAACACACTGGAAGTGGCGAAACGTCTTCTTGATTACGGAGTACACGCTCCCACCGTGTATTTCCCGTTGATTGTAAAGGAAGCTCTGATGATCGAGCCCGTTGAAACGGAAAAGAAGCAGACTCTTGACCGTTTCGCGGAAATCATGAAAGATATATCAGAGGAAGCGAAAAAGAATCCGGACCTTCTTCATGACGCTCCGGTAAGCACTCCGGTTCGGAGGCTTGATGAGGTTTCTGCCGCCCGTAATCCCGATTTCCGCTGGCAAAAGGGGAAATAAATTTAGCGGAGAATGGATTCTAACAGATGTCGCGATGGTTGTTTCTTGATGACGGACAAGGAAGCGGCGCCGAGAATATGGCTGCCGATGAATTCATCCTGAAAATTGTCAGGGAATCGGATATCGGCGCGATCCTTCGGCTCTATTCATTTGATCCTCCGGCGGTAACTGTCGGCTATCATCAGGATCCCGGGAATGTTCTAGATCTTGCCTCTCTGCGAAGAGATCGAATACCTCTCGTCCGCCGGATAACAGGGGGGCGGGCGCTTCTTCACGACGATGAAATAACGTACTGCCTGGCGGCCTCTGTGGATGGAGGGGTGTTTCAGTCGAACCTGAGAGAGAGGTTTACGGCTGTCTCTGAAGCCTTAAAGGACGCGCTGAACATTTGCGGAGTAAAGGCCCGGATATCTAGAGGCAGGAGGGAACCGGGAGGAGGGGAAATGACCTCTCCCTGTCTTGCTTCCGTAAGTCAGCACGAAATCACCGCCGGCGGCAGGAAGATAGTAGCGAGCGCTCAGCGAAGCTGCGGACCGGTTTTTATACAGCATGGATCTATACTGCTTGACGGAGGGGCAAAGAAAATATCGGAATATCTTAAGGGGGATTGGGGTGATTTTGACCGTCATGTAACGAGTATCAAAAAGGAAACGGGCACAAATCCGGGTTACAGCAGGTGCGCCGAAGTTCTTAAAGAGGCGTTTTCCGCTAAATTCAGGGTTAAATTCCGGGATTTGAAGCTCTCCGGCGGGGACAGGTCTTATATTAAAGCCGCGGCGAGAAAGAAAGCGGCTGAATTTTAATATCGTCAGGAAGGGAAAAAAGAGTTATGGCGGGATTTATAGTAAAGAGACTGCTTCAGTCAGTTATTCTTATTTTTCTCGTTCTTACTATAACCTTTTTTCTTCTGCATATTGCTCCCGGCGACCCGATGGCTAAGTACTTTAACCGCCCGGGAATTTCACCTCACACTGTTGAGATGATGCGTTCGAAGTTCGGGCTGGACAGACCGTTAGCCGAGCAGTATATAAAGTGGGTCGCGAGCTTTATGCGCGGTGATTTTGGGTTTTCTCTTAATTACAACAGGCCGGTACGCGATCTTATTTTTGAAGCCGTACCCAACACACTGCGTCTTACTGTCGCGGCTTTACTCCTGTATATTGTGATTGGAATAAGTCTTGGGATACTTTCAGCCGTAAAAAAAGACACTATCTTTGATAAAGTCAACACTATCGCCGCTCTTTTTATTTATTCAATTCCATCTTTCTGGCTGTCCCTGATGCTTATATTCCTCTTTTCATTAAAGCTCGGGATCCTTCCCTCTTCACATATGCAGTCGTTCGGTTTGAGCGGTGCCGGCTGGTTTGAGATTCTATGTGACAGAGCCAAACATCTCGTAATGCCCGCTTTTGTCCTTGGAGTGGCTTCAGCCGCGGGAATCGCGAGGTATATGAGGGGAAGCATGCTTGATGTA
Proteins encoded:
- the gcvPA gene encoding aminomethyl-transferring glycine dehydrogenase subunit GcvPA, with product MSYIQNTNQDREEMLKAIGVSSFEELLKPVSSEFRVKGGLDLPGPKSEAEVISELDRLAARNNPASSMKSFLGGGVYDRFIPAAVRYVLSRSEFYTSYTPYQAEVSQGTLQSIYEYQSMICGLTSMEVANASLYDGATAMAESILMACSVKRKDKVLVSGSIPGRMKSVLRSYTLGGNIKMEYIPFTEDGTLDIGKLKEEVGPDTAAVVMAQPNYFGVIEKAEEISSIARESGSLLVSYVDPVSLAVLTPPGEYGADIVVGEGQSFGLPQNFGGPLLGFIATKKKYVRKSPGRLISRTADVDGNTGYVMTLQTREQHIRRGRATSNICTNEGLCALAASVYLATLGEDGFREVALQSASKARTLYDMISGLPGCSFPFGNNFFQEFVIKLPVPADQFLKEARGRGVLAGISLAEDFPQLGDSAILTAVTERRSREDLILYRDLLSRTGGGK
- a CDS encoding lipoate--protein ligase family protein; translation: MSRWLFLDDGQGSGAENMAADEFILKIVRESDIGAILRLYSFDPPAVTVGYHQDPGNVLDLASLRRDRIPLVRRITGGRALLHDDEITYCLAASVDGGVFQSNLRERFTAVSEALKDALNICGVKARISRGRREPGGGEMTSPCLASVSQHEITAGGRKIVASAQRSCGPVFIQHGSILLDGGAKKISEYLKGDWGDFDRHVTSIKKETGTNPGYSRCAEVLKEAFSAKFRVKFRDLKLSGGDRSYIKAAARKKAAEF
- a CDS encoding ABC transporter permease, giving the protein MAGFIVKRLLQSVILIFLVLTITFFLLHIAPGDPMAKYFNRPGISPHTVEMMRSKFGLDRPLAEQYIKWVASFMRGDFGFSLNYNRPVRDLIFEAVPNTLRLTVAALLLYIVIGISLGILSAVKKDTIFDKVNTIAALFIYSIPSFWLSLMLIFLFSLKLGILPSSHMQSFGLSGAGWFEILCDRAKHLVMPAFVLGVASAAGIARYMRGSMLDVLREDYIRTARAKGLENRRVFLKHAFRNAAIPVVTIIGLSIPFLLGGSVVIEKIFSWPGMGRLAVDAIYARDYPLVLAINFVVGVMVILGNFMADVGYALLDPRIKINEKRKNKQG
- the gcvPB gene encoding aminomethyl-transferring glycine dehydrogenase subunit GcvPB; translation: MTGTIFDKGTDGISGRYIPENDCPVDEDHLPLQRESSLGLPRVAEQGVIRHYMGLASKNYHIDKGIYPLGSCTMKYNPVVNEEIARNNAFCGLHPAQDEEDIQGALELMYNLQEILCEICGMDSFSLQPAAGAHGELTGMMIARDYFLSRGEERKVVIVPDSAHGTNPASVAICGFTPVTIESDERGMINPSDLKEKISGETAVLMLTLPNTLGLFEKDIGEIIEITHDAGALVYMDGANMNALLGIVRPGKIGVDIMHLNLHKTFATPHGGGGPGSGPVGVLEHLSDFLPVPRVVKEEDRFAFLRESEKTIGKVHSYFGNFNVFIKAYAYLCSTGGEGLREVSENAIINANYLMKLVGKYYDIKYPGPCMHEFVASSVNLKKYGVNTLEVAKRLLDYGVHAPTVYFPLIVKEALMIEPVETEKKQTLDRFAEIMKDISEEAKKNPDLLHDAPVSTPVRRLDEVSAARNPDFRWQKGK